Proteins from one Flammeovirgaceae bacterium genomic window:
- a CDS encoding LytTR family transcriptional regulator codes for MVAITTSLQDYFGAKWNGIYYDFYESMAYKLFWLLFIPFYLLFDKVTRHIHGQSPFNKKGLWGLSVWMGLPAVIGIAHLLLFAYLLYAISPLFNNEHWDLGLLIKEKLTTRLYLVLVVYTILSYVRHQNQQKEGAPKGPKMYNGHITVKHGGTSTLISTHDIKWIKADSGYLQLQTNDRKHVIVDSLKNLHSTLDPNQFKRIHKSIIVNTQMIKGLRSRNNGDYDVILKDGSILRLSRNYAKELKEGLL; via the coding sequence ATGGTAGCTATAACCACTTCGCTACAAGACTATTTTGGCGCCAAATGGAATGGCATCTATTATGATTTTTATGAGTCAATGGCCTATAAATTGTTCTGGCTATTATTTATACCCTTTTACCTGTTGTTCGACAAGGTAACCAGGCACATTCACGGCCAATCCCCATTCAATAAAAAAGGGCTTTGGGGGCTGTCCGTTTGGATGGGTCTGCCGGCCGTGATTGGCATTGCCCACTTATTGCTGTTTGCTTATCTTTTATATGCCATCTCACCGCTATTCAACAATGAGCACTGGGACCTGGGGCTATTGATAAAAGAAAAACTCACGACCCGGTTGTACTTAGTGCTGGTCGTATATACCATTTTGAGTTACGTTCGCCACCAAAACCAACAAAAGGAGGGAGCCCCTAAAGGCCCAAAAATGTACAATGGCCATATCACCGTAAAACATGGCGGCACGTCAACATTAATAAGCACCCACGATATAAAATGGATCAAGGCCGACAGTGGGTACCTTCAACTCCAAACCAATGACAGGAAACATGTTATTGTTGATAGCTTGAAGAACCTACATTCTACGTTGGACCCAAACCAATTCAAGAGAATCCATAAATCAATCATTGTTAATACCCAAATGATAAAAGGGCTTAGGTCAAGAAATAATGGCGATTACGATGTGATTTTAAAAGATGGCAGCATCCTCCGCTTGAGCCGCAACTATGCCAAAGAATTAAAGGAAGGCCTTTTGTAG
- a CDS encoding DJ-1/PfpI family protein, with the protein MKMPAHYINRIGILLFALLVYNCNAQPLYSTGKLKVAIFVYNGVEVLDFAGPAEVFSVTSTKDNNGSWTKAFEVFTVAASSEPITSQGFIEVIPDYSLDNCPEADIIILPGGSTQASRKDQNVLSWIGNHSKKGSNVLLSICTGAFLIGDAGLLDAQKATTWYGKIDQFRTTFPETEVLENVRYIDNGQIITTAGVSAGIDGSLHLVARIFGIKSATRVAKYMEYDKWNPDSGLVVTKKPGK; encoded by the coding sequence ATGAAGATGCCCGCACACTACATAAACCGTATAGGTATATTGCTATTTGCTCTTTTGGTTTACAATTGCAATGCGCAGCCATTGTATTCAACAGGGAAATTGAAAGTGGCTATATTTGTATATAATGGTGTTGAAGTGCTTGATTTTGCTGGTCCGGCTGAAGTATTTTCCGTGACAAGCACAAAAGATAATAATGGTAGTTGGACAAAAGCGTTTGAGGTCTTTACCGTTGCTGCAAGTAGCGAACCCATTACAAGCCAGGGATTTATTGAAGTGATTCCAGACTACTCCTTGGATAATTGCCCGGAAGCGGATATTATTATTTTGCCCGGTGGATCGACTCAAGCATCCAGGAAAGATCAAAATGTATTGAGCTGGATTGGAAATCACTCAAAGAAGGGCTCAAATGTATTGCTCTCAATATGTACAGGTGCATTTTTAATAGGGGATGCTGGATTGCTTGATGCACAAAAAGCAACAACATGGTACGGTAAAATTGATCAATTTAGGACAACCTTTCCTGAAACAGAGGTGTTGGAAAATGTTAGATATATTGACAATGGCCAGATAATAACTACTGCAGGAGTGTCAGCGGGAATCGATGGCTCACTTCACTTGGTAGCCCGCATTTTTGGAATAAAGTCGGCCACACGAGTGGCTAAATACATGGAGTATGATAAATGGAATCCAGATAGTGGTTTGGTTGTCACTAAAAAACCTGGCAAATAA
- a CDS encoding PKD domain-containing protein: MELVNHNGNWFLFVGKGETTVGQVTRFDFGNDLTSTPVPFGLGTFGINGRIRDLKVVKQGADLILLMINDTGNAIVRVNYGNSFANPIAPSNIFPTGVLQGANLPIGFSVVKTNGNWIVHTVSFINSGIQQYNFGADILGVPTLEGNFNFTSVVRPYYIKVIREGKDYFAFVGNESLKMAIINFNDLSGVNTPQELPNSNLSSLVNFDVIKFESENIIQGAVRGTANFIQLSFQNNNCAVSKQWEEAEVPSNLYWNQPGAATIELEVRGDNYLLDNTSKDLLVTTDLAPIMNIQKDNSCLSSFITYSTASSEPLISWNWDFGDTQSSTVPNPIHQYAVAGDYEVSLWATASNGCKNLAGKTVTIYNEPVADFDLPSASPICTNQDYLFTNTSTFDPGSNPSWQWEVNGTPTSTTQDLTFEIPTATMQDIKLISSIPGCSSEVTKTINTVEEGPMVDFSFANDCEDKPIAFTNATVGTVTGYAWDFGDGNNTTQTSPSHAFADFGNYEVKLVASNAAGCNNSATKPIQVYSKPQPDFSLDLPPFSCSGSPSQFNDLTPGPADSNLSGWSWTFGDAQNGTSSDRDPQYMYAEAGQYDVGLEVSTNYGCTASVQKTVTISASPDPGFTYGAACINEATLFSPTATTGVGAWQWKIGNDTYNQQNPTHVFVTASGHNAQLTATGLNGCMATSSQTIIVPEASNVDFSVEKSCAGQNTLFADLTTGPDPVVSRAWQFGALGAAAGASPSFAFSSPGNYPTTLTVTNESGCSYSISKNVNITAPPVATFTATPQAGAPPLSVLLMNTTLGSVSQLWTVEGAQHPTSTEVAPSFTFSDLGEYVVDLAIEDGSGCTAVASKTVSIVIPTFDMVITNLVLVPAQSGGSNLLLTMANHGNVPVNNLRAVVDVSGEAVLSEAITATIQPNEEYSQILSVGTIHSRAPYLCVELVPEGGLPMGNNKKCISQEAATAVLPPYPNPVADDLSLEWVSSQAGDAEINIFGPAGRKVYAKTFATNIGLTKATIPVALFGPGIYHLLFVTGSTRKSFSFAVQK, encoded by the coding sequence ATGGAACTTGTAAATCACAATGGGAACTGGTTTTTGTTTGTAGGCAAAGGGGAGACGACCGTAGGCCAGGTAACACGGTTTGATTTTGGCAACGACCTTACCAGTACACCTGTTCCTTTTGGCCTCGGAACGTTTGGGATCAATGGAAGGATAAGGGACCTAAAGGTGGTAAAGCAAGGGGCAGACCTTATCTTGCTAATGATCAACGATACGGGCAATGCCATTGTGCGTGTCAACTATGGCAATTCATTTGCCAATCCCATTGCACCATCGAATATTTTCCCTACTGGCGTTCTTCAGGGTGCCAACCTTCCCATAGGGTTTTCGGTCGTTAAAACAAATGGAAATTGGATTGTCCATACAGTATCATTTATAAATAGTGGCATACAACAATACAATTTTGGTGCTGATATTCTCGGGGTGCCTACATTGGAAGGTAACTTCAATTTTACCTCTGTAGTAAGGCCTTATTACATAAAAGTTATCCGGGAAGGGAAGGACTACTTCGCATTTGTTGGGAATGAAAGCTTGAAAATGGCAATAATCAACTTCAATGATTTAAGTGGCGTCAACACCCCACAGGAATTGCCAAATTCAAACCTTAGCTCTCTCGTGAATTTTGATGTTATCAAATTTGAAAGTGAAAATATAATCCAGGGGGCAGTTCGTGGAACAGCAAACTTTATACAATTGTCCTTTCAAAACAATAATTGTGCGGTGTCAAAACAATGGGAAGAGGCTGAGGTACCCTCAAACCTTTACTGGAACCAGCCAGGCGCAGCCACTATTGAATTAGAGGTCCGGGGTGACAATTACCTATTGGACAACACCTCCAAAGACCTTTTGGTTACAACTGACCTGGCCCCGATAATGAACATACAAAAGGACAATTCTTGCTTAAGTTCTTTCATAACATATTCAACTGCATCCAGCGAACCCCTGATATCATGGAACTGGGACTTTGGCGACACCCAATCATCCACTGTCCCCAATCCTATCCACCAATATGCTGTTGCCGGTGATTATGAAGTTTCCTTATGGGCCACTGCATCCAACGGCTGTAAAAACCTGGCAGGGAAAACGGTGACTATTTACAATGAACCTGTGGCCGATTTTGATTTGCCTTCGGCCTCTCCAATCTGCACAAATCAGGATTATCTATTTACGAATACGTCCACCTTTGATCCCGGCTCCAACCCCTCCTGGCAATGGGAGGTAAACGGAACCCCAACATCAACAACACAAGACCTAACGTTTGAGATTCCAACTGCCACCATGCAGGACATCAAGTTAATATCATCAATCCCAGGTTGCTCCAGTGAGGTCACCAAAACGATCAACACCGTGGAAGAAGGGCCGATGGTCGATTTCTCCTTTGCCAACGACTGCGAGGACAAGCCCATCGCTTTCACCAATGCCACGGTGGGGACCGTTACCGGTTATGCGTGGGACTTTGGGGACGGGAACAACACCACACAAACCAGCCCTTCCCATGCTTTTGCCGACTTTGGCAACTACGAGGTGAAGCTTGTGGCCTCCAATGCTGCAGGATGCAACAATTCGGCCACGAAACCCATCCAGGTTTACTCCAAACCGCAACCGGACTTCTCGCTCGACCTTCCTCCTTTTTCCTGCAGCGGCTCCCCCTCGCAGTTCAACGACCTTACCCCTGGCCCTGCCGATAGCAACCTGAGTGGCTGGTCATGGACCTTCGGTGACGCCCAGAACGGAACGTCTTCCGACAGGGACCCGCAATATATGTATGCGGAGGCCGGCCAATATGATGTAGGCCTGGAGGTGTCCACCAATTATGGGTGTACGGCCTCCGTGCAAAAAACGGTCACCATCTCCGCCTCCCCGGACCCGGGCTTTACCTATGGTGCCGCCTGTATCAACGAGGCCACCTTATTTTCCCCAACCGCGACCACAGGCGTTGGCGCATGGCAATGGAAGATCGGCAACGACACCTACAATCAGCAAAACCCTACACATGTTTTCGTTACCGCATCGGGCCATAATGCCCAATTGACAGCCACCGGCCTGAACGGCTGCATGGCCACCTCCTCACAAACCATTATTGTCCCCGAGGCCAGCAATGTGGACTTTAGTGTGGAAAAAAGTTGCGCAGGCCAAAACACGTTGTTTGCCGACCTTACCACAGGGCCCGACCCCGTGGTTTCCCGGGCTTGGCAATTTGGGGCCTTGGGTGCTGCCGCTGGTGCCTCGCCATCGTTTGCCTTTTCCTCCCCGGGCAATTACCCCACTACGCTCACGGTGACAAACGAGTCGGGGTGCAGCTATTCCATATCCAAGAACGTCAACATCACCGCGCCTCCTGTGGCCACTTTTACCGCCACCCCCCAGGCCGGGGCGCCACCGCTGTCCGTCCTGCTTATGAACACCACCCTCGGTTCCGTTTCGCAGCTGTGGACGGTGGAAGGGGCCCAGCACCCTACGAGCACGGAGGTGGCACCTTCCTTTACGTTCAGCGACCTGGGCGAGTATGTCGTTGACCTTGCCATTGAAGATGGGTCGGGGTGCACGGCAGTGGCCAGCAAGACGGTTTCCATCGTCATCCCCACCTTTGATATGGTGATCACCAACCTCGTTTTGGTACCGGCCCAATCGGGCGGATCGAACCTATTGCTTACGATGGCCAACCATGGCAATGTTCCCGTGAACAACCTCAGGGCGGTCGTTGACGTTTCGGGCGAGGCGGTGCTTAGCGAGGCCATCACGGCCACCATTCAACCCAATGAAGAGTATTCCCAAATTTTATCCGTAGGGACAATCCATTCCAGGGCCCCTTATCTGTGCGTGGAGTTGGTGCCGGAGGGCGGGCTGCCTATGGGCAACAACAAAAAATGCATAAGCCAGGAGGCGGCAACGGCCGTATTGCCCCCTTATCCAAACCCGGTGGCGGACGACCTCTCCCTGGAGTGGGTTTCGTCCCAGGCCGGGGATGCGGAAATCAACATTTTTGGCCCTGCCGGAAGAAAAGTGTATGCCAAAACCTTTGCCACCAACATAGGTTTGACCAAAGCCACTATCCCGGTGGCGTTGTTTGGCCCGGGCATTTACCACCTGTTGTTCGTGACGGGGAGCACGCGCAAAAGTTTTTCGTTCGCAGTGCAAAAATAA
- a CDS encoding CAP domain-containing protein, translating to MKLFYIVCSLLFLSPFAEIPSPPAGEETCLSQEEKKLFDLIMEYRKSKKLKPIPYSPKLTRVAQAHVRDLMENYDYETRYRCNPHSWSDKGPWSACCYTPDHAQASCMWDKPREISGYEGNGFEIAYYSSGEASAAEGIEGWKKSPGHNPLLINSGTWAQLEWKAVGVGIHGHYGVVWFSDGEREDAPIQLCAD from the coding sequence ATGAAGCTATTTTACATCGTTTGCAGCCTCCTTTTCCTCTCCCCTTTTGCAGAAATACCTTCCCCACCGGCAGGGGAGGAAACGTGCCTCTCGCAGGAGGAAAAGAAGCTTTTTGACCTCATTATGGAATACCGGAAATCGAAGAAGCTCAAACCGATACCTTATTCGCCAAAGCTCACCCGGGTGGCACAAGCGCATGTAAGGGACTTGATGGAAAATTACGACTACGAAACCCGCTACCGGTGCAACCCGCACAGTTGGTCCGACAAAGGACCTTGGAGCGCCTGCTGCTACACCCCGGACCACGCACAGGCCAGCTGCATGTGGGACAAGCCCAGGGAAATTTCAGGTTATGAGGGGAATGGGTTTGAAATCGCCTATTACAGTTCGGGCGAGGCCAGTGCGGCCGAAGGGATCGAGGGATGGAAGAAAAGCCCGGGGCACAATCCCCTGCTCATTAACTCGGGCACCTGGGCCCAACTGGAATGGAAGGCGGTGGGCGTGGGCATCCATGGGCACTACGGTGTGGTGTGGTTTAGTGACGGGGAGAGGGAGGATGCCCCCATTCAACTGTGCGCTGATTGA
- a CDS encoding intradiol ring-cleavage dioxygenase: MKLTLFLFWAFCKITGITGNDPGGQVPLNLQVQTEFRLVGGPCEGCEAIFEYGGQALNNVDTLEDFQTKGPGFLIKGTLYQHGSRKPAPGVILYIYHTNQEGAYPTRGNEKGWAKRHGYLRGWAKTDANGNYRFYTQIPGAYPSRSNPKHIHLTVLEPNGKYYYLESYLFKNDPLLTDDRINRMNPRGGGGFVVAPVLQNGLLVATRDIELGKNVPGYDH, encoded by the coding sequence ATGAAACTAACCCTATTCTTATTTTGGGCCTTTTGCAAGATAACAGGAATAACGGGGAACGATCCAGGTGGCCAGGTCCCATTGAATTTGCAAGTGCAAACCGAATTCCGGTTGGTGGGTGGCCCCTGTGAGGGTTGTGAAGCCATATTTGAATATGGTGGCCAAGCCCTCAATAACGTGGACACACTTGAGGATTTTCAAACCAAAGGCCCTGGATTTCTCATTAAGGGGACTCTGTATCAACATGGATCACGAAAGCCTGCGCCAGGTGTCATTCTATACATCTACCATACCAATCAAGAGGGGGCCTACCCAACCCGTGGCAATGAAAAAGGCTGGGCCAAACGGCATGGGTACCTACGGGGATGGGCCAAAACGGATGCAAATGGAAACTATAGATTTTACACACAAATACCAGGGGCATACCCAAGCCGGTCAAATCCAAAGCACATCCACCTGACCGTACTGGAGCCAAATGGAAAGTACTACTATTTGGAAAGCTATTTGTTCAAAAACGATCCATTGTTAACTGACGATAGAATAAACCGGATGAACCCACGGGGTGGCGGGGGGTTTGTCGTGGCCCCCGTTTTGCAAAATGGCTTGCTGGTGGCCACCAGGGATATCGAATTAGGCAAAAATGTTCCGGGCTATGATCATTAA
- a CDS encoding YceI family protein: MIIKLIPLVLLSIVGCAGRDNKNAVPASLVPSIVPGTIHPTEKTQINLAKSIVKWKGTKLMGAGSHSGTVKFKSGHLLFSNGQLAGGQFEVDMTSIYNTDIPLSDPVPRKNITFHLNSDFETNQYPTSRFIITGVQKRDGVFTIEGTLIIKGIENKITFKAVKSSDNVYSAEFSFNRFDWEIGENGTWLEKKLVDPLIHLNVIIQT; this comes from the coding sequence ATGATCATTAAATTAATTCCTTTGGTCCTGCTTTCTATTGTGGGCTGTGCAGGCCGAGACAATAAAAATGCTGTCCCTGCCAGCCTTGTTCCTTCCATTGTGCCAGGCACTATCCACCCTACGGAAAAAACCCAAATTAACCTTGCTAAATCCATTGTGAAGTGGAAAGGAACAAAATTGATGGGGGCCGGGTCCCATAGTGGCACGGTTAAGTTTAAGAGCGGGCATTTGTTATTCTCCAATGGCCAGCTGGCCGGTGGGCAATTTGAGGTTGATATGACATCCATTTACAACACAGACATACCTTTGAGCGATCCGGTCCCCCGCAAAAATATTACCTTCCATTTAAACAGTGATTTCGAAACAAACCAATATCCGACATCAAGGTTTATCATAACCGGTGTACAAAAAAGGGATGGCGTGTTTACCATTGAAGGCACCCTGATCATTAAAGGAATTGAAAATAAAATCACTTTCAAAGCAGTTAAAAGTTCCGACAACGTTTACTCCGCTGAGTTCTCCTTTAACCGTTTCGATTGGGAAATCGGGGAAAATGGCACCTGGCTCGAAAAAAAGTTGGTCGATCCTTTAATTCATTTAAATGTGATCATTCAAACCTGA
- a CDS encoding phosphoribosyltransferase: protein MTEIEKSQVLTKTEVGQKIRRIAFEIYEDNFKEKSIVLAGIDGQGYVLAQLLCEQLEAISPISGQIVKVTLDKLAPQQSEVKVDCDEKVFRKKCIVIIDDVLNTGKTIAFGMKPFLNVEVKKIEVAVLVNRSHTLFPIQPTYTGFELSTTLNERVEVVLGKEAAVYLH, encoded by the coding sequence ATGACCGAAATAGAGAAAAGCCAGGTGCTCACCAAAACAGAGGTGGGGCAAAAAATCCGGAGGATTGCCTTCGAAATCTACGAAGACAACTTTAAGGAAAAAAGCATTGTGCTGGCAGGCATCGATGGGCAGGGATATGTCCTTGCGCAGTTGCTTTGCGAACAGTTGGAGGCCATCTCACCGATTTCCGGCCAGATCGTGAAAGTGACGTTGGACAAACTTGCCCCCCAGCAGAGCGAAGTAAAGGTGGATTGTGACGAAAAAGTTTTTCGCAAAAAGTGCATCGTTATTATTGATGATGTGCTGAACACCGGAAAGACCATTGCGTTTGGGATGAAGCCATTCCTCAACGTGGAAGTTAAAAAAATTGAAGTGGCCGTATTGGTCAACAGGAGCCATACGCTCTTTCCCATCCAGCCCACCTACACCGGTTTTGAGTTGTCCACCACGCTCAACGAACGGGTGGAGGTCGTGTTGGGGAAGGAGGCCGCGGTGTACCTGCATTAG
- a CDS encoding Lrp/AsnC family transcriptional regulator, whose translation MKIKLDAIDRKILGILQTDSNITNAQLAQEVGLSPAPTLERVKKLENAGVIKSYHAVIDQAKVGLGVSTFVMVTLKGHNKDNIQKFVEEMKKIDDVIECHHLTGQADFILKVVSTDIPSYQELMLEKVSNFEMVDNMQSLVILSTFKDAKAVPIP comes from the coding sequence ATGAAAATAAAACTGGATGCCATTGACCGTAAGATACTCGGGATACTGCAAACGGATTCCAATATTACCAATGCCCAACTGGCGCAGGAGGTAGGGCTTTCCCCAGCGCCCACGCTCGAACGGGTGAAAAAGCTCGAGAATGCAGGGGTGATCAAGAGCTATCATGCAGTAATCGACCAGGCCAAGGTGGGCCTGGGGGTGAGCACTTTTGTGATGGTGACCCTGAAAGGCCACAACAAGGACAACATCCAAAAATTTGTGGAGGAGATGAAAAAGATTGATGACGTGATTGAATGCCACCACCTCACGGGGCAGGCGGATTTTATACTGAAGGTGGTAAGTACCGACATCCCTTCTTACCAGGAGCTTATGCTGGAAAAAGTTTCGAATTTTGAAATGGTGGACAATATGCAGTCTTTGGTGATCTTGTCCACCTTTAAAGACGCGAAAGCGGTCCCCATTCCATGA
- the panB gene encoding 3-methyl-2-oxobutanoate hydroxymethyltransferase produces the protein MSIHKQEIKKITTHQLQEMKGRGEKIAMLTAYDYSMAKIIDGAGIDVILVGDSASNVMAGNETTLPITLDQMIYHASSVVKAVERALVVVDIPFGYYQGSSSEALRSSIRIMKESGAHAVKLEGGQEIKESVLRILSAGVPVMGHLGLTPQSIYKFGTYSVRAKEEEEAAKLLADAKLLEECGCFAIVLEKIPATLASKVSASVHIPTIGIGAGPDVDGQVLVMQDMLGITMEFKPRFLRRYADLQTVINKAVNDYVSDVKARAFPSDKEKY, from the coding sequence GTGTCCATTCACAAACAGGAAATAAAAAAGATCACCACCCACCAGCTTCAGGAAATGAAGGGCAGGGGCGAAAAGATAGCCATGCTGACCGCCTATGACTACAGCATGGCGAAGATCATCGATGGGGCCGGGATAGATGTGATTTTGGTGGGGGACTCGGCCTCCAATGTGATGGCCGGCAACGAGACCACGCTCCCCATTACGTTGGACCAGATGATATACCATGCCTCTTCGGTGGTAAAGGCGGTGGAAAGGGCCCTGGTGGTGGTGGATATTCCCTTTGGCTACTACCAGGGAAGCTCCAGTGAGGCGCTGAGGTCTTCCATCCGGATCATGAAGGAGAGTGGCGCCCATGCCGTTAAGTTGGAGGGGGGCCAGGAGATCAAAGAATCCGTGCTGCGCATATTGAGCGCGGGCGTGCCGGTGATGGGGCATTTGGGCCTCACCCCCCAGTCCATTTATAAGTTTGGCACCTATTCGGTGCGGGCCAAAGAGGAGGAAGAGGCGGCCAAGCTGTTGGCAGACGCCAAGCTGCTGGAAGAGTGCGGGTGCTTTGCCATAGTGCTGGAAAAAATACCGGCCACATTGGCCAGTAAGGTTTCCGCGTCCGTTCACATACCCACCATTGGGATAGGGGCGGGCCCGGACGTGGATGGCCAGGTGCTCGTCATGCAGGACATGCTGGGCATCACGATGGAGTTCAAGCCGCGTTTTCTAAGAAGGTATGCCGACCTGCAAACCGTGATCAACAAGGCCGTGAACGACTATGTGTCAGATGTGAAGGCCAGGGCATTTCCCAGCGACAAGGAAAAATATTAG
- a CDS encoding DoxX family protein has translation MKMKALIISKPEVALLFLRASLGVLLLLHGIGKLMDLLNGNTAFFDDFDPFGVGSLTMLYAAVFAEFFCPVLIILGWFTRLALVPVISTLSVAFFVFHATDDFLDKELPLVYLIGFIFLFLTGPGKLSIDNWTKPHN, from the coding sequence ATGAAAATGAAAGCCCTAATAATTTCCAAACCAGAAGTTGCCTTGCTTTTCTTACGGGCAAGCCTGGGCGTATTATTGCTCCTTCATGGAATTGGCAAGCTAATGGATTTACTAAACGGCAATACCGCTTTTTTTGATGATTTTGATCCTTTTGGTGTAGGAAGCCTTACCATGCTTTACGCAGCAGTCTTTGCTGAGTTTTTCTGTCCCGTTCTGATAATACTTGGATGGTTTACACGGCTGGCACTTGTACCTGTAATTTCCACCCTGTCAGTGGCATTTTTTGTTTTCCACGCTACAGATGATTTTTTGGACAAAGAACTTCCGCTGGTGTACCTGATAGGGTTCATATTCTTGTTTCTCACAGGGCCTGGAAAACTTTCAATCGACAACTGGACAAAACCACATAATTGA
- a CDS encoding PD40 domain-containing protein, producing MEFCLFASFSQVPCMKTRLGQPCSIGLIIHIKICGMKKCFGKFVMASILFGFPWAAYPQETRVVFQDIEWSPTGDFIAFSAIKVKPDWSDYSKDGWRIYTYNPKSNVLTSLCNACVYFSVLTDGHQIVYDKVNESGKDIYIMDMLTGTGQRVLANKGKNAGPSWSPDGSHFVFYSDEGGNEELFTFGLKSGEKKQITKRTDGKSYNPVWSPFSNQIVYYLEKGDNKDQIYLTDMDGSFQRNLTNDDHHNIFPSWTPDGRVIYVRDKGEVMIMNVDGTNKERILGKSGGLAVLSPDGKKLLFVADDASGLSILDLDSKKEERLFLSSDLIVK from the coding sequence TTGGAATTTTGTCTTTTTGCATCTTTTAGTCAGGTACCTTGCATGAAAACCCGCCTAGGCCAGCCTTGTTCCATTGGGTTAATAATTCATATTAAAATATGTGGCATGAAAAAGTGTTTTGGTAAGTTCGTGATGGCATCAATCTTATTTGGTTTTCCATGGGCTGCCTACCCACAAGAAACCAGGGTGGTTTTTCAAGATATTGAGTGGTCGCCCACAGGGGATTTTATAGCCTTTTCCGCTATCAAAGTAAAGCCAGATTGGTCCGATTATTCAAAGGATGGATGGCGTATTTATACTTACAATCCAAAATCCAATGTACTCACCAGTTTGTGCAATGCATGCGTTTATTTTTCGGTATTGACCGATGGCCACCAAATTGTATACGATAAAGTAAATGAATCGGGGAAGGATATTTACATAATGGATATGTTAACCGGAACGGGCCAAAGGGTTCTTGCGAATAAGGGAAAAAACGCTGGCCCAAGTTGGTCGCCCGATGGTAGCCATTTTGTTTTCTATAGTGACGAAGGGGGTAATGAGGAATTGTTCACTTTTGGTTTAAAAAGTGGTGAAAAGAAACAAATTACCAAAAGGACTGATGGCAAAAGCTACAATCCGGTATGGTCGCCCTTCTCCAATCAAATCGTGTACTATTTGGAGAAAGGGGACAATAAGGATCAGATCTACTTGACCGATATGGACGGTTCATTTCAAAGAAACCTCACTAATGACGATCATCACAATATTTTTCCATCATGGACACCGGACGGCAGAGTAATCTACGTTAGGGATAAAGGTGAGGTTATGATTATGAATGTTGATGGAACGAACAAGGAAAGGATTTTGGGGAAGTCCGGTGGGCTTGCGGTATTGTCGCCCGATGGCAAAAAACTACTTTTTGTGGCTGATGATGCATCTGGGCTTAGCATTTTGGACCTGGACTCTAAAAAGGAAGAAAGGTTGTTTTTGTCCAGTGATTTGATTGTGAAATAG